In a genomic window of Nodosilinea sp. PGN35:
- a CDS encoding LapA family protein, with the protein MRQINFVVIFVIALALVLFGIENTERVLIHIAPGLDVEAPLCVELIIAMGIGAVFAWVFSVWAQVQGYMSFGKQVQQREIRIQELEQDVQRYQVKLEEQSLMLPAAPVEDGEAVA; encoded by the coding sequence ATGAGGCAGATAAATTTCGTCGTTATATTTGTAATTGCCCTAGCCCTGGTGCTATTCGGCATTGAGAACACTGAGCGAGTGCTGATTCATATCGCCCCCGGCCTAGATGTGGAAGCGCCTCTGTGCGTCGAGCTGATTATTGCCATGGGCATTGGGGCGGTGTTTGCCTGGGTGTTTAGCGTCTGGGCTCAGGTGCAGGGCTATATGTCCTTCGGCAAGCAGGTGCAGCAGCGCGAAATTCGCATTCAGGAACTAGAGCAAGACGTGCAGCGCTACCAGGTCAAGCTCGAAGAACAGAGCCTGATGCTGCCCGCCGCCCCGGTCGAAGATGGGGAGGCGGTCGCCTAG